The following DNA comes from Miscanthus floridulus cultivar M001 chromosome 5, ASM1932011v1, whole genome shotgun sequence.
CCGGAATCCTGATGCTTCGACTGAGGGCGGCTGATAGATATATACATTAGGAAAGTGTATATTAGGCAAGTCTATATTTAGTATGATTAGCACCTGCCATGTATTGCATATATGCTGCCATGTAATTGGCTATATATATCAAGGTCACCCCCCCACGTTGGGTGTGTGGTGTTTCCCTTCTATCTCTGCTATTCTACACTAGGAAACAAAAGCTTGTTGAATATTTTTTTCCTTGCCACTGACATATACTGTTGGTTCATGCCAATAAACAACAGGTTACATTCCAAGTATATTAGATGTTCAGTTGATTGATGAGGTTGTGAAGGTCTGTAATGCTAACTTTAGAACCACTTTTATGTCAAGCAGATTTTGTTGGCCGTTTTAAACTTTTTGCAGTCTGATGAGTTAAGTGATTATGGTGTTGACTTTCCAGGTTAGCACAGCAGAAGCCGTTGATTCTGCAAGGGAACTTGCACTAAAAGAGGGCTTGCTGGTGAGTAGCGCACTGTAAAAATGAATGGCTTTTGAGGTTTTTCAGTTATTACAATAGCATCTCCAATTTTGTTGCTATGTGATTTGTGATTCGTTTACGGGTTTGTTTGCAGGTTGGTATTTCCTCTGGTGCTGCAGCAATTGCTGCTATCAATGCTGCCAAAAGACCTGAAAATGCCGGAAAGCTGATTGCGGTGCGAGCATCTTAATTTCGTTTATGACATTTTTCCATGATTCAGACAATTAACCAGTCATGTGGGTTTGCAGGTCATTTTCCCCAGCTTTGGAGAGAGATACATCTCTAGCATTCTATTCCGTCCGATATATGACTCTGTTCGAAGAATGAGGAAGCGATAGTGAGCCTTGTACAACTTCAAGCGCATCGCCCGTCCCTTCTCTAGACCTGACAGGCTTCCATGACATGATAAACATGAAACAGTGATTGATTGCAACAAGCAGGGTCTGAAGTTTTGAAACGCTCCCAGCACTAATACTAGACCTTTGAAGCTGCACAGAATTCTGTCAAGTGAGCTGCAGGCCTGCAGCTTGGTTCTAGGAGTGCCTCATGTTTAGAACCAGCTTGTACAATCCTGATGAAACATGCAGAATTGGGTGCCGCAGTTAGCTTAGACTCTTTCTTTCAGTACTCTAGGACCGGGTACAAACCGTTTGTAACCTGATACGCACTTGAGTCGATCTTAGCGTCCTACTATATGCAAATTCTTTTTCCCTTTTGAATTTTGATTGATTGTTTCATCTTTTATTTGGCATCTGCTTTACTAATTAGTTTTTGCGGAGCCTAACACTGAGGATCAACAAATTTCTTCTCTTTTTCGTCTCTGCAGAAGACCAAAGGTAGAGTTTGCAAGACATGGGGATCATGACTCAAGACAAAAGGAGCCTGTCCCTGTCGAACTAAAAATTGCAGCATCTTCAGGTTCCAAGCGGGAAGCTCTAGAACCGTCAGAACTTctccaaagtggaccaacaatgGCAGTCAAAAACTGATTTTGGTATTTAGAGCAAAACATCCTTCTTACTACCAACTTGTTTAACCATCGAAGGGTTAGTGACTGGACGTCCGGATGGGATGGGATGTCACGTCAACTCCTCCGCCCACATCCCATCCCACATCCCTAGCAGCAGCAAATAGGCGGCTGCGGCAGGCCGTTGTCCGCCAGCCACCGACGtcgtgcaacatcccgatctacttttgaaacatctagatgaaatatTTCAttgaaaacagataaaacatttagaaacatgcgtgtatagacatagcaacatatgcaacatctagatatacTTTTGTAATATCCATACGAAACACTTACAACAAAagtatgaaacatatgaaacactcgAAACACACGCTTGAAACATGCGGGTAGAGCCGTAGCAAcacatgcaacattcagatggaacatttgaaacatacgtctgaaaacacttgaaacataggcttgaaacatgcgtatattgtcattgcaacatacaCAATatcccagatctacttttgcaacatctagatgaaacacttgaaacataagtgtGAAatgcctgaaaacacttgaaacacaggccccgtttgctggtctgaaacttggctgaaaacaccggctgaattgttgtgagagaaaaacattgttccggatgaaaaaagaagccgaacaagccgaatatggggtaagccgaacagggccacagCGTCACCGGTAACTACTGCCTACCTGGTGAGGAACTGCGGTAGTCAGCAAGCTCGGGTCAGGGAGACGTCGAGAGCTGCCTAGTGTACGCATGTAGGCCCCCCCTTCTTGCCACGGTGTCTTCGGCCTCCCCTTCTTGCACCCACGCTGGAGAAGGTCATGGCAGACGGAGAAGGCGAGCGGCGCGGTGGTCGCATGCGTCGGTAAGAAAAGGAAATGTCGTTGTCTTTTCGAGAAATCATGAAACACTTAAGGTAGGGGCGAAGCAGCTCTGTTGGGCTTAATCACTGTGCAGGCCCAATAACGGGCCGTCCGGACGAATGCCCTCAGCAGAGAATTTCTGTTTAACCATTGCCTAAAACAAACGGGGTATTTTACATTTTTACCATTATTAAGATCGCCCCTCCCTCGATTGTCATTCTTACGATGCCTCTTACATATTTACCATCTTTAAAAATCGCACGTCTTCTTTTTTGCCACATTTGCTCGTTTGGCACACCACGGCGACACGACACGGTGGCGTCCAGTCAGCAGGGCAATACGAAAAGACCAGCCTGCCCCTGCCTATCTGCTGAAGAAGAGAAACATGTTTTGCAATGAATTTGTCATAGCCTTTTTGTTTGAATGAATCATCAGTTGTAATTGGCAAACCATTATTATGACATGCAAAAAAAATTTATCCATGCATAATAAGAGAAGCACATTCTGGAGGCACATTCTGGTCCTTAAAAAACGAGATTCACATTGTAGCCATCTAAAAATAAGAGAGGCACATCATGTCCATGCAAAATAATAGAGGCACATCAGCTTTAGGAAATTAAGGTCACTACATAAAGTACTTGTTTGTGGCCATTGCCGATTACAAAGGAACCAAATAGGGGCAGTTTGTGGCCATACATATAGAGTTCTTGTCCATTGCCCATTACACAGGAGAGCATACTGATAGCTATGCCCATTTCATTACAATAGAAGGCCATGCAAAATAATGGTTCTGGCCAATTACACATATTATGAAGAGTTCAGGCTCTTAGCAAAATAAAAGCAATATTCCAGTTCATCTTCAGTCTCCATTTTTCTTTCATCCTTAGGTTTTCCTCACTTTCTTTGCCAACTGCTTCCTCCTAGGTGTCATTTTCTTCACAAGCTCAACTTGCAATTCATCTTCTGGGAACAGGGTCCTATTCAAAACAAGAAAAGTCATGGATACAGTAGCATACATAGGGACATGAGCTGCAAGTTGACTCAATAGCATACCTCATAGCTGCTGTAGTTTCTTGGACACGAACTTCTAAAGGCATCATATCCACGACATCTTCCTGTGCATGAATTGCAGATAACTCATTTCTTGTAGCTTCTATTTCTTCTCTAGCTGCTGCTTGTGCTGCTTCTCTTGTAGCCGCAGCCTTCAGTTCAGCTTCCTCAGCCTCTCTCCTTGCCTTTGCTGCAGCTTCCCTTGCCATTGCTCTTTTGGTTCTTGGAGTGACTGCTTCATCACCAGCAGCACCTTTGTTTGATTTCTTCCTCCCAACCTGGACATTACTCTTCTTGGTTCTTTTCCTGCAACAATTAAAAAATTAGTTAATAGCTATGACAATTAGTAAACAAATACAATACATGAGTTAAGAAATCACCTTTTCTTGGTTCCAGTGAGAGAACATTTCCAGCTACCACCCCTGTGACTATACTCTTTGCAGTTAGGGCACATGACTTGCCTAGTAGCTTTTCCACCTGTCTCCCTTGCTGGTTTAATCCTATTCTTCCTAAGCCTACCTGATTCTTTCTTTTTATGTGCTGGAGGGTACAACTTGAAGGCCTTGTCCACCTCAGGCCACTGATTCCTATCAGTTATGTTAGGAATTATGCCTGCATATGCTGcttgaaacttttccactgaGTAGTACTGGTGCACAAATGATCCCATATCAGGTTGCCTCATGCTGGTAATCACAGCCAAGGCATGTGGACATGGTTTACCAATTATCTACCACTGTCTACATGTGCACATTTTCTGAGGTAAATACACAACATgtcttctaacttcttcatccttgtAGACCTCTGTAACCTCAGCTTGATTAGGGTGGCCAGAGGAGATGTTCAAGTGTCCTAGGCCCCTTGATGCTGCATTTAGTTGATGTATGACAGCAGGCAATATACCAGGAGATAGGGTTGTAGAAAGCTTCCTCCTTTTGGTAAACAAAAGCATGATCTTCTCTCTAATAGCATCAACCATCATATGCACAGGCAAGTCCTTATGTTCTTTGATCCAAGCATTCCAAGATTCTGCCAAATTGTTGTTGATGTAGTCACATTTGATGTCATCACAGAATTTACTTCTTGCCCACAGAAAGGGATGGTGCTCTGTCAGCCATTTCTGCACATCTGGACTAGCTGCCAAGACCTTGTCAAAAAAGTACTTGAACTTGTGTGCTGAATAAGCTCTTGCTGCAGGCCACATGTTCTTCCCATACACATCACCACTGTAGTACTTCTTCATGTTTTCCATTAGGTGCCTAAAACATTCTCTCATCTCAACCTATGGAAATACTATTTTAACTGCTGACTCTAAGCCCTTGCATGCATCAGTGCAGATAGCAAGCTTTTCCATGGGTCCTATGAATTTCCTAAGTTGTTCCATAAACCAGACCTAATTATCCTTTGTCTCAGAGTCAAACAAACCAAAGGCCACAGGAAACATCCAGTTGTGGCCATCTAATGCTAATGCTGCAGGCATGTGGCCATTTCGCGTGCCATTCAGAGCTGTGGAGTCTACACTGATATATGGCCTGCAACCATTCACAAATCCATCTATACTAGCTTTGAATGCACAGAAGAATCTGCTAAACCTAACTTTGCCATCCTCATCAGTGATAGTGTCTATCTCTACCACACTAGCAGGTGATCTCAATTCTATCTCTGCCTTGAATCTAAACAACTAATCGAAAGAATCACTCATCTTACCAAATAGCTTGTCTGATGCTCTCTTTGTCCCATTGTACACTGTCTGGTAGGGGATTTCAATGCCATATTTGTATTTCAACTCCTTTTTCATTTCTGTAGCACCCATTGATGGCTTGTTCTTTAGCAATGGAATTGCTCTCTCTGCCACCCAGCCTATAGATGCCATCTTGTTGACAACCCATTTTGTAGATGGACATTTATGGCCCCCTTATTGAATTGTATCTGCATTTTacaaacagaaaaaaaaacaaggcAGTTAACATAGAAAAAGATAGTGACAATGCAGAAAATAACATTTAGAAAATAACAGCAGGTACATAAACAATTTAGAATTTGTACCCTGACGCTGCCATCATGCTGGGTTCTGCCTCTAATAAACCATGGACAGCCTAGACAAGCACAGTTAGCCCTGTACCTTTCTTTGTCTGAATGCTTAGTATCAAGCTCAAATTCCTTTTTTATAGCATGCTGCCTGACAGCTAGCCTAAACTCATCCATGTTGGGATAGCATGTGCCAACACTCATATCTGGATTGTCCCTATCCTATTCGTACATAGGCTCTGCATCAATTGTGTCATCAACATTGACAGCTGCTTCATTCATATTTGCTTCCATCTCTGCTGTGATAATCGGAATGGGAACCTCATTTCTAGCAGCTTCTTGTGCCTCTGCTTCCTTGAAACCCATTGCCTCATATACCTATTCCTCATCAACAAGCTGTGTAGCTAATCCATCATCATCAGGATTCTCTTGTATGGTTGGTGTATTCCAATCAATTGCTACAGGCTGTTCAGCAGGAGGTGGGGTGGTGGTGGGGAACTGCAAGTATCACCACACTTCTCTACATCATCAGGCACATGACTTGGTCCAACATGAGACCCATTGGTGACACCAGAGACACATCTTGCTGCAGAACTGCCTTTGTATGTACATTCACCTTTGCTCACAACATCTACTACAATGAaagccttcctctcattccatctGTCCTTAACCATCTGCTGCAAATACTCATCCCTCCTAATCTTCCACTCAGACCCAGTATCTTGGTCAACAACCCACACTGAAAGTGTTTGAAATGGCCCCCATATAATCCTTGTGGATAAATCCTCATGAAACTAAGCCAAGGTGTACTCACTGTTCCTGTCAAACCATAAGTCATGTTGCTGCTCTACCATGTCGATTCGATCATACTCACCATACTCACCAACAACAACATATTTAGTGACCTTAACAACTAGTCTAAATGCAGAGCCAGGATCAATCCTGGCATAATCAGCCACAATGAAATAAATACGGAGTTAGAGAGTATCCAACCCACTGCACAACTTAAGATGGTAACACTTACCAAGGTGGACAGTCACTGCTAGCCATTGTAACCTCGATTGATTAACACCACCTACTACATCAGAAGCCTACGAAGCAAAGAACAGATGAAGATAAAGTGAGCAACCATAGTTCTCACGTTAAAATAGAACTATCTAGGAGAGCTTACTCAATTTAGGAATTAACAAAAATATGAAAGTAGGGCATCTCAATTAGTCCAGCCGTGGTGCACTATACTACTTTCATGAGAATCAAATCATGCATGTGAATGGAGAAAAACACTAGCTGCAGTCTGCCGTTTGAGCTATCAGTACTACACTCATATGTATCAAGAGTAAAAGTTGAAGAATGACTAACAAAAATTAAGATGTTACATTTTCAAAGACAATCAATAATAAAAACATGTTTCATTTGAGAATTATAGTACATAACCTTTTCATTTAAGAGGAAAAACAATTAGATAAGCTTTTAAAATCTGCATAAATCATTGCATTGAACTAATAAAAAATTAATTCAGAATTATAGTACAAACCTCGGCACATGGCTATATCTCCATATCTACACCTAAGGCATCACTAGAATGTCCAAATCAAACCAAATAATCGAGCAGCAGCACTTAGGCAAAGCAAGCAGCTCAGCAATGCAAAGCCGCACCAGCAAGGAGCAGGCCACAAGCAGCAGACGCACAGGCGGTGAGGGGTTTGCGTTTCCGTGACTCTGTGTGCTCTGCCGGTCTACTTGAGGCCTAATTCCCTAAACAATGgcccgttgaaagctctagtttggttttggttaattgatgaaaccctaaagtgctaacctagtttatcaagatgattatgagataggtagcactactccaagtgatgaagctggtgatggcatggtgatggtcaaatgcttaaacttggaaaagaagaaagagaaaaacaaaaggctcaagacaaaggtataaaatgtaggagtcattttgttttggtgatcaagacacttagcgagtgtgatcacatttaggatagatagccgcactattaagagaagtgaaactcgtatcgaaatgcggttatcaaagtgccattagat
Coding sequences within:
- the LOC136455146 gene encoding uncharacterized protein, translating into MENMKKYYSGDVYGKNMWPAARAYSAHKFKYFFDKVLAASPDVQKWLTEHHPFLWARSKFCDDIKCDYINNNLAESWNAWIKEHKDLPVHMMVDAIREKIMLLFTKRRKLSTTLSPGILPAVIHQLNAASRGLGHLNISSGHPNQAEVTEVYKDEEVRRHVVMRQPDMGSFVHQYYSVEKFQAAYAGIIPNITDRNQWPEVDKAFKLYPPAHKKKESGRLRKNRIKPARETGGKATRQVMCPNCKEYSHRGGSWKCSLTGTKKR